A window of the Deltaproteobacteria bacterium genome harbors these coding sequences:
- a CDS encoding PIG-L family deacetylase, whose product MHPARSSSRREWAALAILLLCGAAVSYASDRHLPAAGVASPARPALEAQPPQIQPPPVSELALPAYRQVPLTIPEKLRVLVVAPHPDDETLGAGGLIQRVLDRGGSVQVLFVTNGDGFRSAVLASARHRRVSQRDFLAYGRLRRREAIAALQVLGSTSIGSTFLGFPDDGIDNLWAANWSDAHPYRSPFTDSDRPPYNDSARRGIEYSGVDLERVLGEALRTSAPDWVVIPDPRDRHPDHCTTGGFVLAALNELRHSAGAPFSRIAVLTYLVHYPEYPGSPLWQQVINGAGIGGSSAGHESLSHTSWMHFDLSPAEIARKREALGRYRSQMAVMDSVLALFVRPQEVFGHLSGAQLSTLPREYATRWRPHRSR is encoded by the coding sequence ATGCACCCAGCGCGATCTTCCAGCCGGCGGGAATGGGCCGCGCTCGCCATACTGCTGCTGTGCGGTGCGGCGGTGAGTTACGCCAGTGACCGACACCTACCGGCAGCTGGCGTGGCCTCGCCTGCTCGCCCGGCGCTGGAGGCTCAGCCGCCCCAGATCCAGCCGCCACCCGTCTCCGAACTGGCGTTGCCGGCCTATCGACAAGTTCCGTTGACCATACCGGAGAAGCTGCGAGTGTTGGTGGTGGCACCGCACCCGGATGACGAGACCTTGGGAGCGGGCGGCTTGATCCAACGCGTCCTCGACCGCGGCGGGAGCGTGCAGGTATTATTCGTCACCAATGGTGATGGTTTCCGCAGCGCCGTGCTCGCGAGCGCTCGGCACCGCCGGGTCTCGCAACGCGACTTCCTGGCCTATGGCCGGCTGCGCCGCCGCGAGGCGATCGCGGCGCTGCAGGTACTCGGCAGCACCAGCATCGGCAGCACCTTTCTGGGATTCCCCGACGACGGTATCGACAATCTCTGGGCCGCCAACTGGTCCGACGCCCACCCCTACCGCTCGCCCTTCACCGACTCCGACCGGCCGCCCTACAACGACAGCGCTCGGCGCGGTATCGAGTACTCCGGCGTCGATCTCGAGCGCGTGCTCGGCGAAGCCCTGCGCACCAGCGCTCCGGACTGGGTAGTTATTCCCGACCCGCGCGATCGCCACCCCGATCACTGCACCACCGGCGGCTTCGTACTCGCCGCCCTCAACGAGTTGCGCCATAGTGCCGGCGCCCCGTTCAGCCGCATCGCCGTGCTTACCTACCTGGTGCATTACCCGGAATACCCCGGCAGTCCACTGTGGCAGCAAGTGATCAATGGCGCCGGCATCGGCGGCTCATCGGCCGGGCACGAGAGTCTGTCGCACACCAGCTGGATGCACTTCGACCTCAGTCCGGCCGAAATCGCGCGCAAGCGCGAAGCACTCGGCCGTTACCGCTCCCAGATGGCTGTCATGGACAGCGTCCTGGCCCTTTTCGTCCGCCCCCAAGAAGTGTTCGGCCATCTCAGCGGCGCGCAGCTCTCCACTCTACCGAGGGAGTACGCCACGCGCTGGCGGCCGCATCGCTCCCGGTAG
- a CDS encoding RNA methyltransferase, protein MMQAQRCGSTAERDPLHNIRVVLHQPRGAMNVGAVARAIANMGLGELLVVRTQPLRQQWLRTMAVHAERVVDSMRQTRTLAEAVGDCAVVVGTTCRAGGYRQGTLPPRALAPEIVARARQQPVALVFGPEDRGLSNSELRLCHQLIAIPTAAEYTSLNLAQAVMICAYELRLAAHDHTLSALGALAPAARVEQVYERLRAAFLSIGFLHRDNPEHIMFALRRLLGRTGLTEREVRILLGLARQIEWFGNDGWKSLRAKARAQAEV, encoded by the coding sequence ATGATGCAAGCACAGCGCTGCGGCAGTACGGCAGAGCGCGATCCCCTGCACAACATCCGCGTCGTGCTGCATCAGCCCCGCGGCGCCATGAATGTCGGCGCCGTGGCGCGGGCCATCGCTAACATGGGTTTGGGCGAACTGCTGGTGGTTCGGACCCAGCCCCTGCGCCAGCAATGGCTGCGCACCATGGCCGTGCACGCCGAGCGCGTCGTCGATAGCATGCGCCAGACGCGCACTCTGGCAGAGGCGGTGGGCGATTGCGCCGTCGTCGTCGGCACCACCTGCCGCGCCGGCGGGTATCGCCAAGGGACGCTGCCGCCGCGGGCGCTGGCGCCCGAAATCGTCGCCCGCGCCCGCCAACAGCCGGTCGCCCTCGTCTTCGGGCCGGAGGATCGCGGTTTGAGCAACAGCGAGCTTCGCCTCTGCCACCAGCTGATCGCCATTCCCACCGCCGCGGAGTATACTTCGCTCAATCTGGCCCAGGCCGTCATGATCTGCGCCTATGAACTGCGATTGGCCGCGCACGACCACACGCTGTCAGCGCTGGGCGCCCTGGCCCCGGCGGCACGCGTCGAGCAGGTCTATGAGCGCCTGCGCGCCGCTTTCCTCTCCATCGGCTTTCTCCACCGCGACAACCCCGAGCACATCATGTTTGCGTTGCGCCGGCTGCTCGGCCGCACCGGGTTAACCGAGCGTGAAGTCCGTATCCTGTTGGGATTGGCGCGTCAGATCGAGTGGTTCGGTAACGACGGCTGGAAGAGCCTGCGCGCCAAAGCGCGCGCGCAAGCGGAGGTCTGA
- a CDS encoding helix-turn-helix domain-containing protein codes for MAKTNREWDGQALREWIAQAAPLERQRGRIVLARARGATINGIAVLLGVHRDTVQRWLARYRRQGLAGLAHRNGGRAQRPKFGARVVGKIRRIASRPPQEQGEAFAVWSLAKLRAHLVRRRVVEWISIERLRQLLVDTGGRPPGWWVPFPDRIPLSPEVRLQLQRFAARPQVGVRAAIVLAAAEGRPLKVITAELGASMTSVRRWLRRFLQGGVSGLEGRPGRGHPALFSPAVCARIVACARQSPAEVGVAAKEWSLYTLRQYLITAGVVSHVSIEWLRQILRRAAGASPCASGAAAGGAQRFASMSHPTLPWRVKGRAPHTPRAHRASGRGGRAPGDRAARPGRNTPTRSAS; via the coding sequence ATGGCCAAAACCAATCGCGAGTGGGATGGACAGGCGCTGCGGGAGTGGATCGCGCAAGCAGCGCCGCTCGAGCGCCAGCGTGGTCGCATCGTCTTGGCGCGGGCGCGGGGGGCGACGATCAATGGCATCGCGGTTCTCTTGGGGGTGCATCGCGACACGGTGCAGCGCTGGCTGGCGCGGTATCGCCGGCAGGGTTTGGCAGGGCTGGCCCACCGCAATGGCGGCCGAGCACAGCGGCCGAAGTTCGGCGCCCGTGTTGTCGGCAAGATTCGGCGGATCGCGAGCCGGCCACCGCAAGAGCAGGGAGAAGCCTTTGCCGTATGGTCCTTGGCGAAGCTGCGGGCGCACCTGGTACGCAGGCGCGTGGTCGAGTGGATTTCGATTGAGCGGCTGCGCCAGCTGCTGGTCGACACCGGTGGTCGGCCCCCGGGTTGGTGGGTACCATTCCCGGATCGCATTCCCTTAAGCCCAGAGGTGCGGTTGCAGTTGCAACGCTTTGCCGCGCGCCCGCAGGTCGGGGTGCGTGCCGCGATTGTGCTGGCGGCAGCAGAGGGCCGGCCGCTAAAGGTCATTACCGCCGAGCTGGGTGCTTCGATGACCTCCGTCCGGCGTTGGCTGCGGCGCTTCCTGCAAGGCGGCGTAAGTGGGCTTGAAGGCCGGCCGGGTCGAGGCCATCCGGCGTTGTTTTCGCCCGCCGTATGTGCGCGGATCGTGGCCTGCGCTCGGCAGTCGCCGGCAGAGGTGGGGGTGGCGGCGAAAGAGTGGTCGCTGTACACGTTGCGCCAATACCTCATCACCGCGGGCGTTGTCTCGCATGTTAGCATCGAGTGGCTGCGGCAGATCTTGCGCCGAGCCGCGGGTGCCAGCCCGTGCGCAAGCGGCGCGGCAGCCGGCGGAGCCCAGCGTTTTGCTAGCATGAGTCACCCAACGCTGCCCTGGCGCGTCAAAGGACGCGCACCGCATACTCCAAGAGCTCACCGAGCAAGCGGACGCGGTGGGCGTGCACCGGGCGATCGCGCAGCTCGGCCTGGGCGAAACACTCCAACTCGTAGCGCAAGTTGA
- a CDS encoding M48 family metalloprotease, with amino-acid sequence MNRPTRRFRAAVLLVGCAANLLSTAALATSYEAERDLGRKFALQAQAQLPLLTDVDVVSYINRMGQRIVAKLDGNPFDYRFFVVRDPKINAFAVPGGYIYFHSGLLVRAVTDDEVAGVMSHEIAHVHAHHLARQQEATKFMNYAALLGLVLSMVQPAIGAGAMAASAAAQLKYRREFEQEADYLGAGYMQTGGYDSQGMLDFFKTMADEQRITPTFAPPYLLSHPLTDERLNHLEAVLRTQQWSTRPRRPASAALARVQAVVRARTETATAATTFYRRYVDDHPSDAQGRYLLGLTLLETGAFDPARQTLEQAAGMGYAAADRELGRTWLRLRQPDKARDLLRRAVDSDAGDPLAHAELAKALETLGDTTGALREYDRAVELAPTLEDAQYSLAMLAGRAGREADGYFHLAEALRLRGEYDKALIQYEKAQPLLSPSSERAAYVRSQIGELKEFLRDSGRRR; translated from the coding sequence ATGAACCGACCCACCCGCCGCTTTCGGGCCGCCGTTCTGCTGGTAGGTTGCGCGGCAAATCTGCTCAGCACTGCGGCGCTGGCGACCTCGTACGAGGCCGAGCGTGATCTCGGCAGGAAATTCGCCTTGCAGGCGCAAGCGCAGTTGCCGCTGCTCACCGACGTAGACGTGGTCAGCTACATCAACCGCATGGGCCAACGTATAGTTGCCAAACTCGACGGCAATCCCTTCGACTATCGCTTCTTCGTCGTGCGCGACCCCAAGATCAATGCCTTCGCGGTGCCCGGCGGTTACATCTACTTTCATTCCGGGCTGCTCGTGCGTGCCGTTACCGACGACGAAGTCGCCGGCGTTATGAGCCATGAGATCGCCCACGTTCATGCCCACCACTTGGCCCGGCAACAGGAAGCCACCAAGTTCATGAACTACGCCGCCCTGCTCGGCCTGGTGCTCTCGATGGTGCAACCTGCCATCGGCGCCGGCGCAATGGCGGCCAGCGCAGCGGCGCAACTGAAGTACCGGCGTGAATTTGAACAGGAAGCCGACTACCTCGGGGCGGGCTACATGCAAACGGGCGGCTACGACTCGCAGGGGATGCTGGATTTTTTCAAGACCATGGCCGACGAGCAACGCATCACCCCCACCTTCGCCCCACCCTATCTGCTGTCACACCCGCTAACCGACGAACGCCTCAATCACCTCGAAGCGGTCTTGCGCACCCAACAGTGGTCGACTCGGCCCCGCCGCCCAGCCTCTGCGGCGTTGGCGCGGGTGCAAGCCGTGGTGCGCGCCAGGACCGAGACTGCCACCGCCGCCACCACCTTCTACCGCCGCTACGTTGACGACCACCCCAGCGATGCCCAAGGCCGTTACTTGCTGGGGCTCACCTTGCTCGAAACCGGGGCTTTCGACCCCGCCCGCCAAACTCTCGAACAAGCGGCCGGCATGGGTTACGCCGCTGCCGATCGTGAACTCGGCCGCACCTGGCTCCGTTTGCGCCAGCCGGACAAAGCCCGCGACCTACTGCGGCGTGCCGTGGACAGCGACGCCGGCGATCCCCTAGCCCACGCCGAGCTCGCCAAGGCGCTCGAAACACTCGGTGATACCACCGGCGCGCTGCGCGAGTACGACCGCGCGGTCGAACTGGCCCCCACGCTCGAAGACGCGCAGTACAGTCTCGCCATGCTCGCCGGCCGCGCCGGCCGCGAGGCCGACGGCTACTTCCACCTCGCCGAGGCCCTGCGGCTGCGCGGCGAGTACGACAAGGCGCTCATCCAGTACGAGAAAGCCCAGCCCCTGCTCAGCCCGAGCAGCGAGCGTGCCGCTTACGTGCGCAGCCAGATCGGCGAACTCAAGGAGTTCCTCCGCGACAGCGGCCGCCGGCGCTGA
- a CDS encoding OB-fold domain-containing protein, giving the protein MAGIVRYGSYVPYFRLTRAALGAGKGERAVASFDEDAVSLAVEAARDAVRGLAAVDALLFATLSPAYAEKLDTATIQAALDLPEAASSVALGGSSRMGLAALLLGLDLAAAGKRALVCASDLVTGAPGGARESQGGDAAAAFVTGPDSEAVARVLGCASATIEILDAWRLPEDRFARQWEERFTADTMGPAIIDTARRALQAGGVDPATLSTVILDGTNPRSMAALPKALGLKPEQLADTLAASVGRAGCAHAGLLLARALDAAKPGDRILVVCEADGADAVVLEVTGAIADLSVRKVDRWIASKRNDLAYNTYLKWRGILPFEPPRRPDPERPAAPPMRRHERWKLAFVGSRCTKCRTGHLPPQRVCVKCGAVDQMHDERFADTSCRIATYTLDHLAYTLQPPVVAAFVDYEGGGRFACELTDVDPKQVAIGNHLEMTFRRLFTAQGVHNYFWKARPGR; this is encoded by the coding sequence TTGGCAGGTATAGTTCGGTACGGCAGTTACGTTCCCTATTTTCGTCTGACGCGGGCAGCGCTGGGCGCAGGCAAGGGCGAGCGCGCGGTGGCGAGTTTCGACGAGGACGCGGTCTCGCTGGCGGTCGAGGCGGCGCGCGATGCCGTGCGTGGGCTGGCCGCGGTCGACGCGCTCCTGTTTGCCACGCTCAGCCCGGCCTACGCCGAGAAGCTCGACACCGCCACGATCCAGGCCGCGCTCGATCTGCCCGAGGCCGCTAGCTCGGTGGCCCTCGGCGGCTCGTCGCGGATGGGGCTGGCGGCGCTGCTACTCGGGCTCGATTTGGCGGCGGCCGGCAAACGGGCGCTGGTCTGCGCCAGCGACTTGGTCACCGGCGCGCCCGGCGGCGCGCGCGAGAGCCAGGGCGGTGACGCGGCCGCGGCCTTCGTCACTGGGCCGGACAGCGAGGCGGTTGCCCGCGTGCTCGGCTGCGCGTCAGCCACGATCGAGATCCTCGATGCCTGGCGGCTTCCGGAAGATCGTTTCGCCCGGCAGTGGGAGGAGCGCTTCACGGCCGACACCATGGGGCCGGCGATCATCGACACCGCCAGACGGGCGCTTCAAGCCGGTGGCGTTGACCCGGCGACGTTGTCGACCGTCATCCTCGATGGCACCAACCCACGCTCGATGGCGGCTCTGCCCAAGGCGCTCGGCCTCAAGCCCGAGCAGCTCGCCGACACGCTCGCTGCCAGCGTTGGCCGTGCGGGCTGCGCGCACGCCGGGCTGCTGCTGGCGCGGGCACTCGACGCGGCCAAGCCCGGCGATCGCATCCTGGTGGTCTGCGAGGCCGACGGCGCCGATGCCGTTGTTCTCGAAGTGACCGGCGCGATTGCCGACTTGTCGGTGCGCAAGGTCGACCGCTGGATCGCCTCGAAGCGTAACGACTTGGCTTACAACACCTACCTGAAATGGCGCGGCATCCTGCCCTTCGAACCGCCGCGCCGGCCCGATCCCGAGCGCCCGGCGGCGCCGCCGATGCGGCGGCATGAGCGCTGGAAGCTGGCCTTCGTCGGCTCGCGCTGCACCAAGTGCCGAACCGGCCACCTCCCGCCGCAGCGCGTATGCGTGAAGTGCGGCGCCGTTGACCAGATGCACGACGAGCGCTTCGCCGACACCTCGTGCCGGATCGCCACCTACACGCTCGATCACCTGGCCTACACGCTTCAGCCGCCGGTGGTAGCGGCGTTCGTCGACTACGAGGGCGGAGGGCGCTTCGCCTGCGAGCTGACCGACGTGGATCCGAAACAGGTCGCCATCGGCAACCACCTCGAGATGACGTTCCGCCGCCTGTTTACTGCCCAAGGCGTGCACAATTACTTCTGGAAGGCCCGCCCCGGGCGCTGA
- a CDS encoding gluconate 2-dehydrogenase subunit 3 family protein yields MGDTASDQGFSADQQRTLASVLDEIIPPSDDGQLPGAGELGLVSYIEQALRQAPELRSVIEQGLAELDEVAQRRHGRHFSAVAKAEKIALLNEQGFVFPLAFQVYAGYYQHARVVEALGLEARPPHPHGYQMEPNDLSLLDGVRRRPKLYR; encoded by the coding sequence ATGGGCGACACTGCGAGCGATCAAGGGTTCTCCGCAGACCAGCAGCGCACGCTAGCCAGCGTGCTCGACGAGATCATCCCGCCGAGCGATGACGGCCAGCTCCCTGGCGCAGGGGAGCTGGGCCTGGTCAGCTACATCGAGCAAGCGTTGCGGCAGGCACCCGAGCTGCGGTCCGTGATCGAGCAGGGGCTGGCGGAGCTAGATGAGGTTGCCCAGCGCCGGCACGGGCGGCACTTCTCTGCGGTCGCCAAGGCGGAGAAGATCGCGCTACTCAACGAACAAGGCTTCGTTTTCCCGCTCGCCTTTCAGGTGTATGCCGGCTACTACCAGCATGCGCGCGTGGTCGAGGCCCTGGGTCTGGAAGCCCGCCCGCCTCATCCGCATGGTTATCAAATGGAACCGAATGACCTGTCGCTGCTCGATGGAGTACGGCGGCGCCCCAAGCTGTATCGCTAA
- a CDS encoding GFA family protein, giving the protein MVDTGILTGGCLCGTVRFALHPPTLFCCHCHCDWCRRAHGAAFVTWVGVPEGAFTITQGTENLAWYASSEQSSRGFCSRCGTTMLFRSKLAAGEMHVTLANLDAPVDVQPLAHTFCDARVPWVTLGDDLPRLGRDHELLAKYQLLPRSPAVERGRT; this is encoded by the coding sequence ATGGTTGATACCGGGATACTCACCGGCGGCTGCCTCTGCGGCACCGTGCGTTTCGCACTCCATCCGCCCACGCTCTTCTGCTGCCATTGTCATTGCGATTGGTGCCGCCGCGCCCACGGGGCGGCGTTCGTCACCTGGGTTGGAGTGCCGGAGGGGGCTTTCACCATCACACAGGGAACCGAGAACCTGGCGTGGTACGCCTCCTCCGAACAGAGTTCCCGCGGGTTCTGCTCACGATGCGGCACGACGATGCTCTTCCGCTCAAAGCTTGCGGCCGGTGAGATGCATGTGACGCTGGCCAACCTCGACGCCCCCGTTGATGTGCAACCCCTGGCCCACACTTTCTGCGATGCTCGCGTGCCGTGGGTCACGCTGGGAGACGACTTGCCGCGCTTGGGCCGCGATCACGAACTCCTGGCGAAGTACCAGCTCCTGCCCCGGAGTCCTGCCGTCGAGCGCGGGCGAACATGA
- the ilvC gene encoding ketol-acid reductoisomerase codes for MAVIDFGGTKEEVVMRSEFPMAKARRVLKDETVAVIGYGVQGPAQALNMKDNGFRVIIGQAPQFKRDWDRAVKDGWKPGRDLFDMEEAAERGTVIEMLVSDAAQKAIWPTIKQHLKPGDALYFSHGFSIVYRDQTKVIPPKDVDVIMVAPKGSGTSVRRNFLSGAGINASFAVEQDATGRARERCIALGIAIGSGYLFPTTFQHEVFSDLTGERGVLMGALAGIMEAQYDVLRKHGHSPSEAFNETVEELTESLIRLVGENGMDWMYANCSATAQRGALDWKPKFKRAVLPLFNQLYKRVASGVETRRVLSACGRPDYQQQLTKELQAIGNSEMWQAGKATRDLRPKESAKKTSKATKGIAGRASN; via the coding sequence ATGGCTGTTATCGATTTTGGCGGGACGAAGGAAGAGGTCGTCATGCGGAGCGAGTTCCCGATGGCGAAAGCGCGCCGGGTGCTCAAGGACGAGACCGTTGCCGTCATCGGATACGGGGTGCAAGGACCGGCGCAGGCCCTGAACATGAAGGACAACGGCTTCCGCGTGATCATCGGGCAGGCCCCGCAGTTTAAGCGCGATTGGGACCGGGCGGTGAAGGACGGCTGGAAGCCGGGCAGGGACCTCTTCGACATGGAAGAGGCGGCCGAGCGCGGCACGGTCATCGAGATGCTGGTCTCCGATGCGGCGCAAAAAGCGATCTGGCCGACCATCAAGCAGCACCTCAAGCCCGGCGACGCGCTGTATTTCTCGCACGGGTTCTCGATCGTGTACCGCGATCAGACCAAGGTCATCCCGCCGAAGGACGTTGATGTGATTATGGTCGCTCCCAAGGGGTCGGGCACCTCGGTGCGGCGCAACTTCCTTTCCGGCGCCGGTATCAATGCCAGTTTTGCCGTCGAGCAGGACGCCACCGGGCGGGCACGTGAGCGCTGTATCGCCTTGGGCATCGCCATCGGCTCGGGATATCTCTTCCCGACCACCTTTCAGCACGAGGTCTTCAGCGATCTGACCGGCGAGCGCGGGGTGCTGATGGGGGCGCTGGCCGGGATCATGGAAGCGCAATACGACGTCTTGCGTAAACACGGCCACAGCCCGAGCGAGGCGTTCAACGAGACGGTCGAGGAGCTGACTGAGAGTCTGATTCGGCTGGTCGGCGAGAACGGCATGGACTGGATGTACGCCAACTGTTCGGCCACGGCTCAGCGTGGGGCGCTGGATTGGAAGCCGAAATTCAAGCGCGCGGTGCTGCCGCTTTTCAACCAGCTCTACAAGCGCGTGGCCTCCGGGGTTGAGACCCGGCGCGTGCTCAGCGCGTGTGGCCGGCCGGACTATCAGCAGCAGTTGACCAAAGAACTCCAGGCCATCGGCAACTCTGAGATGTGGCAGGCCGGCAAAGCCACGCGCGATCTCCGCCCGAAGGAGTCAGCCAAGAAGACCTCGAAGGCGACCAAAGGAATCGCCGGCCGGGCCTCGAACTGA